ATAACGCTTGTGTTTTATTGAATCCTGCCGGAGAAATGAGAGGAACTCGTGTTTTTGGACCTGTAGCAAGAGAGCTTAGGGATAAGCAGTTCATGAAGATTGTATCATTGGCCCCAGAGGTATTATAATATAACGGACAAGATGAAAAAGTTAAAAATCAAAACAGGAGATACGGTAAGGATTACAGCTGGTGACCATAAAGGTACAGAAGGTAAAATAATGCGTGTAGATCTTGAGAAAAATAAAGCCATTGTTGAAGGTGCTAATATGGTATCTAAACATGAGAAGCCTAGTGCTAAGAATCCTCAAGGTGGTATTGTAAAAAAAGAAGCTTTAATCCATATATCTAACTTGGCTCTAATCGACAGTAAATCTGGAGATGTAACTAGAGTTGGTTATGAGATAAAGGATGGTAAAAAAGTTAGGGTTTCCAAAAAATCCAATGAAGTAATTTAGTTATGGCATACGTTGCAAGATTAAAGAAAGAGTATAAGGAGCGAATAGTAGCGGCCCTTACCGAAGAGTTTGGTTACAATAATGTAATGCAGGTTCCTAAGTTAGAGAAAATAGTAATGAGCAGAGGTGTAGGAGCTGCCGTTGCTGATAAAAAGCTTATTGACCATGCCTTGGATGAAATGACTATGATAACAGGTCAAAAAGCAGTTGCTACATTGTCTAAAAAAGATGTTGCTGCTTTTAAATTAAGAAAAGGTATGCCAATTGGTGCAAAGGTTACTCTTAGGGGAGAGCGTATGTACGAGTTTTTAGATCGCTTGGTTACTTCTGCTTTACCTCGAGTACGTGATTTTCAAGGTATCAAAGCTACTGGTTTCGATGGTCGTGGAAATTATAACCTAGGTGTTACTGAACAAATTATATTTCCTGAAGTAAATATTGATAAAATCAATAGAATTAACGGAATGGACATTACTTTTGTTACTTCGGCAGAAACTGACAAAGAAGCGAAATCATTATTAACTGAATTAGGTTTACCTTTTAAAAAGAATTAGTATGGCTAAGGAATCAATGAAAGCCCGTGAAAGAAAAAGGGAAAGAACTGTGGCAATTTATGCTGAAAAAAGAAAGGCTTTAAAAGAAGCTGGTGATTATGAAGCACTTCAGAGATTGCCTAAGAATGCATCACCGGTACGTTTACACAATAGATGTAAATTAACTGGAAGGCCTAAAGGTTACATGAGAACTTTTGGTATTTCAAGGGTAAAGTTTAGAGAAATGGCAAATGCTGGTTTAATACCTGGTGTTAAAAAAGCTAGCTGGTAAAAATTAGAATTATTAATGGAATCAGGTTTGGCCTAAATGCTGAAAACCGTTTCCGAATTTTATATAAATGGTAACAGATACTATTGCAGATTACCTAACGAGAGTTAGAAACGCGAGTAGAGCGGGTCACAGGGTTGTTGAAATTCCTGCGTCGAATCTAAAAAAGGAAATAACTAAGATTTTATTCGACCAAGGATATATTTTAAGTTATAAGTTTGAAGATAATAAGGTTCAAGGTTCTATTAAAATTGCCTTGAAATATGACAAACTTACTAAAGAGCCAGTCATTAAGAAAATTCAACGTATCAGTAAACCTGGTCTTAGAAAGTATGCTGGTAGTGAAGATTTACCACGTGTATTAAATGGTTTAGGTATTGCTATTGTATCAACCTCACATGGTGTGATGACTAGCAAACAAGCAAAAGCAGAGAATGTTGGTGGTGAAGTTTTGTGCTACGTTTATTAATTGATTTAAAGATTTAGAAGATGTCTAGAATAGGTAATAATCCAATCGCAATTCCTGAAGGAGTTACAGTTGAAATCAAGGAGAATGTCATTTCTGTTAAAGGAAAGTTGGGCGAATTGACTCAAGAATTTTCTGATGTTGCGGTTAAAGTAGAAGATGGACAGGCTTGGGTGACAAGACCATCAGATTCTAAGGAGCATAAAGCTAAACACGGTTTATATAGATCACTTATAACTAATATGGTTGAAGGTGTCTCTAAAGGATGGACTAAAGAATTAGAATTGGTAGGAGTTGGATATAGAGCAAGTAATCAAGGGCAAAAACTTGATTTGGCGTTAGGTTTTTCTCATAATATAATCTTTGATTTAGCTCCGGAGGTAAAAGTTGAAACTATATCTGAAAAGGGTAAGAACCCTATTGTGAAGTTAACTTCACATGATAAACAATTAGTTGGCCATATTGCTGCAAAGATTAGATCTTTCCGTAGACCTGAACCATACAAAGGGAAAGGTATTAAATTTGTAGGTGAAATATTAAGAAGAAAAGCTGGTAAGTCAGCTTAATATAAGGGTATTATGGGATTATCAAAAACACAAAGAAAAACAAGAATCCGACGTAGAATTCGTAAGGTTTCTTCTGGAACTGCAGCAAGACCAAGGTTGTCTGTATTTAGAAGTAATAGCGAAATATACGCTCAAGTTATAGATGACGTAAAAGGAATCACTTTAGTATCTGCTTCTTCAAGAGATAAGGATATTGCTAAAGCAAAAGGAAATAAAACAGAGATTGCTGCATTGGTTGGAAAATCAATTGCGGAAAAATCCGTAAAAGCTGGCTTGGATAAGGTCGCTTTCGATAGAGGTGGTAATTTATATCACGGAAGAGTAAAATCTTTGGCGGATGGCGCAAGAGAAGCAGGATTAAAATTCTAAAATACTAGTATGTTCCAAAAATATAAAAACGTAGAAACAGTTAAACCTGGTGGTTTAGATTTAAAAGATAAATTAGTTGGTATACAACGTGTAACTAAAGTAACAAAGGGTGGTAGAGCATTTGGTTTTTCTGCTATTGTTGTGGTAGGTGATGAAAATGGCGTTGTAGGTCATGGTTTAGGTAAATCTAAAGAAGTTGCTACGGCAATAGCTAAGGCTATAGAAGATGGTAAAAAGAACCTTGTGCGTATTCCCTTAAATAAAGGTACTTTGCCACATGAGCAAAAAGGTAAATTTGGTGGTGCTAGAGTGTATATTCAACCTGCATCTCATGGAACCGGGGTTATTGCTGGTGGTGCAGTAAGGTCTGTATTAGAATCTGTTGGTGTACATGATGTACTTTCAAAATCTCAGGGTTCATCCAATCCACATAATGTTGTTAAAGCTACTTTTGATGCGCTTTTACAACTTAGGGATGCAAAGACAGTTGCAACACAAAGAGGTGTTTCTTTAGAAAAAGTATTTAAAGGCTAAGAGTAGAATTATGGCAAAGATTAAAGTAACACAGTTAAAAAGTGGAATTAAGAAACCTCAAAATCAAAAAAGGACTTTAGAGGCTCTTGGTTTAAAAAGAATAGGACAGGTCGTTGAACATGAAGATACGCCTAATATTCTTGGAATGATAAATAAAGTTAAACATTTAGTTTCCACTGAGGAGGCTTAAATATAGAATAAAATGGGTTTACATAATCTACAGCCTGCAGAAGGTTCAGTGAATAGAGATGGAAAGCGTCTTGGAAGAGGTCAAGGTTCTGGAAAAGGAGGAACTGCTGCAAGAGGTCATAAAGGAGCAAAATCAAGATCTGGTTATTCTAAGAAAATAGGTTTCGAAGGTGGTCAAATGCCTTTGCAACGTCGTGTACCTAAGTTTGGTTTTACCAATATTAATCGCAAGAATTACCAAGGTATCAATTTAGAAAAGTTGCAAGAACTTGTTGATAATAAAGTTGTTACAAATGAAGTGTCATTAGATATTTTAATTGAAAACGGTTTGGTTGGTAAAAATGATTTAGTGAAAATTTTAGGTAATGGTGAATTAAAATCACCGCTAAAAATTTCTGTACATAAATTTACAGTTTCAGCTAAAGCGGCTATAGAAGCGGCTGGTGGTGAAGCAATAAGTTTGTAAGCATAAACGAGAGCATGAAGAATTTTATTGATACATTATCCAATATTTGGAAGATAGAAGAACTAAGAAATAGAATTCTTATAACTTTAGGACTTTTGTTGGTTTATCGTTTTGGTTGTCAAATCGTACTTCCAGGTATTGATTCTACACAATTAGGTGGATTAACGGATAGTACTGACCAAGGTATTTTTGGTCTTTTAAATGCATTTACCGGAGGGGCATTTGCTAATGCTTCTGTTTTTGCATTAGGTATTATGCCTTATATTTCTGCTTCTATTGTTGTACAGCTAATGGGTATTGCAATTCCTTATCTTCAAAAATTACAAAAAGAAGGTGAAAGTGGTCGTAAGACTATCAATCAAATCACTAGGTGGCTAACTATTGGTATTTGTATAGTGCAAGCTCCTGCATATTTATATGGGTTAGAAGCCTTTGGTGTAAGGGATAGTGCTTTCTTATTAGGAAAAGGATTAGATTTTATGGTTCCTGCGGTAATTATTTTGGTAACAGGTACTGTATTTGCTATGTGGCTAGGGGAAAAAATTACTGATAAAGGAATTGGTAATGGTATTTCTTTGTTGATTATGATAGGTATTATTGCTACAATGCCGCAATCTTTTGTTCAAGAGTTTATATCTAGAACAACTAATAATAACGGTGGATTAATGTTTATATTAATAGAAGTTATTATTTGGTTCTTAGTAATATTGGCTTGTATTTTATTAGTAATGGCTACAAGACAAATACCTGTTCAGTATGCAAGACGTACTGCTTCTGGTGGC
The genomic region above belongs to Maribacter hydrothermalis and contains:
- the rpsE gene encoding 30S ribosomal protein S5, which gives rise to MFQKYKNVETVKPGGLDLKDKLVGIQRVTKVTKGGRAFGFSAIVVVGDENGVVGHGLGKSKEVATAIAKAIEDGKKNLVRIPLNKGTLPHEQKGKFGGARVYIQPASHGTGVIAGGAVRSVLESVGVHDVLSKSQGSSNPHNVVKATFDALLQLRDAKTVATQRGVSLEKVFKG
- the rplE gene encoding 50S ribosomal protein L5 translates to MAYVARLKKEYKERIVAALTEEFGYNNVMQVPKLEKIVMSRGVGAAVADKKLIDHALDEMTMITGQKAVATLSKKDVAAFKLRKGMPIGAKVTLRGERMYEFLDRLVTSALPRVRDFQGIKATGFDGRGNYNLGVTEQIIFPEVNIDKINRINGMDITFVTSAETDKEAKSLLTELGLPFKKN
- the rplR gene encoding 50S ribosomal protein L18, producing the protein MGLSKTQRKTRIRRRIRKVSSGTAARPRLSVFRSNSEIYAQVIDDVKGITLVSASSRDKDIAKAKGNKTEIAALVGKSIAEKSVKAGLDKVAFDRGGNLYHGRVKSLADGAREAGLKF
- the rpmD gene encoding 50S ribosomal protein L30 gives rise to the protein MAKIKVTQLKSGIKKPQNQKRTLEALGLKRIGQVVEHEDTPNILGMINKVKHLVSTEEA
- the rplX gene encoding 50S ribosomal protein L24, producing MKKLKIKTGDTVRITAGDHKGTEGKIMRVDLEKNKAIVEGANMVSKHEKPSAKNPQGGIVKKEALIHISNLALIDSKSGDVTRVGYEIKDGKKVRVSKKSNEVI
- the rpsN gene encoding 30S ribosomal protein S14 translates to MAKESMKARERKRERTVAIYAEKRKALKEAGDYEALQRLPKNASPVRLHNRCKLTGRPKGYMRTFGISRVKFREMANAGLIPGVKKASW
- the rplO gene encoding 50S ribosomal protein L15, with product MGLHNLQPAEGSVNRDGKRLGRGQGSGKGGTAARGHKGAKSRSGYSKKIGFEGGQMPLQRRVPKFGFTNINRKNYQGINLEKLQELVDNKVVTNEVSLDILIENGLVGKNDLVKILGNGELKSPLKISVHKFTVSAKAAIEAAGGEAISL
- the secY gene encoding preprotein translocase subunit SecY encodes the protein MKNFIDTLSNIWKIEELRNRILITLGLLLVYRFGCQIVLPGIDSTQLGGLTDSTDQGIFGLLNAFTGGAFANASVFALGIMPYISASIVVQLMGIAIPYLQKLQKEGESGRKTINQITRWLTIGICIVQAPAYLYGLEAFGVRDSAFLLGKGLDFMVPAVIILVTGTVFAMWLGEKITDKGIGNGISLLIMIGIIATMPQSFVQEFISRTTNNNGGLMFILIEVIIWFLVILACILLVMATRQIPVQYARRTASGGYEKNIMGSRQYIPLKLNASGVMPIIFAQAIMFVPGMIGGAFDDTAFGQWMQVQFSDIFGWAYNLLFAILIIIFTYFYTAITVPTNKMADDLKRSGGFIPGIRPGKETGDYLDKIMSLITLPGSIFLALLAILPAIVVKLMDVQAGWALFYGGTSLLIMVGVAIDTVQQVNSYLLNRHYDGLMKTGKNRKVA
- the rpsH gene encoding 30S ribosomal protein S8; its protein translation is MVTDTIADYLTRVRNASRAGHRVVEIPASNLKKEITKILFDQGYILSYKFEDNKVQGSIKIALKYDKLTKEPVIKKIQRISKPGLRKYAGSEDLPRVLNGLGIAIVSTSHGVMTSKQAKAENVGGEVLCYVY
- the rplF gene encoding 50S ribosomal protein L6; the encoded protein is MSRIGNNPIAIPEGVTVEIKENVISVKGKLGELTQEFSDVAVKVEDGQAWVTRPSDSKEHKAKHGLYRSLITNMVEGVSKGWTKELELVGVGYRASNQGQKLDLALGFSHNIIFDLAPEVKVETISEKGKNPIVKLTSHDKQLVGHIAAKIRSFRRPEPYKGKGIKFVGEILRRKAGKSA